The genomic stretch tatgaatatatatttcttactATTTCACAGCCAAAAATGCAACAGAAAAGTCTTGGACAGCTTGAGGGATCATGAGtaacaataattataaaattcaGAGTCGTTTTATAAGGAATTCTTAGAGAGAATTTCTTAGAGAACTTTATTAAGATTCTATTCGAAAGGTGTCGTAATGAAGTCCTCTTTCAGTTCATATATTTCTAAAATTCTAGaaattattgaataattaaaaataactATTGAGTATCCAATATTCCAGTGGTAACGTCTACTGCCTATCACATACTATACCAGTGTTTCTATATCTCTTCATATTTTCTTAGATTTGTTCTTTattctttctttatttatgattttgaGCAGCCCCTTATTTATGTGGCACCTTAACGTTGACAACTTGTCGTATGGTTATTGCTATATAGTCATAAAAACCGATTTTATTGTCCATAGATTTTAACGATTAAACGCCGCGAAGCTCTTCGCCCACAAATTTATGATCAAAATagaaagaaatggaaaatgagtGGAATTTTTCTTCAACATTGCTTACAGACATATCTCTTGTTGAAGATGATCTTCAAGTTCTTTGGACGTTGATGTGTAATCCCTGACAGAGGTGCGCTGCTGCATGAGGTGCGACACGTAGTCTATCTAAGACCTCGTAGACTTCTAGACTGTTTGGTGTTTTTCCTTTGCTACGGTCGTCGGGCAATCGtccataaataatattaagaAATCGGGAACTGAGATTGCATGGAGCTTATATTTGTGGGCCCCTATATACAACACAGGCGGACAGCCGGGTCTCGGGTCTCTCGGGTCTCTGGTGTGCTGTGATTTTGCCTGGCGAATTGATATAGCAATGAATGGCACTGACAAGTTGACGTTTTAGATTTGATGATTTATTTGCGGACCCGAGAGCGATCGATGATTTATGAGGTGTCCGTGTCCGAGATTAGCGAGCGAATGAATGGGGGGTTGTATAAGCTGATAATGCCTCGCTCGGTCGCTCTGCCCATTAAATAGACATTAACGAAATGTTCTATAAAGCCGGAAGGCATCGCTGGGATTGCAGTTAGTAACAGAATGATATCTCCACTGGTTGCCCTCTGTCTGGTCGGTGGGATCTTGCTTGAGGCACATCTATCCTCAGGGGCTCGCAGAGCAGCCCAGTATACCCTGTGCACCTTCGATTCGATCAGCTACGACAAGTGTTTGGCTGTGGTGAAGGCCGCCAGGGAAGCCAATCGGACATCTCCACTACACTGTGTTTCACGGGAGAATCGTACGGAATGCCTGGAGACGGTGAAGGACGAAGATAATCATTATGTGGTGCTCGATCAGCACGACTATATGGCAGCACGTGAAGCGGGTCTCCGTCCGATTATATTTGCCCGCGTAGAGCGAAAGAACTTCATTATAGCCGTGGCGCCAAGGAATATCAGCCTTATCGAGTACAATGAGGCTTCACTGTAAGCACTTTGGCTTCTATTTTGTGCTTCTTTAAGTATTTTTGATACTTTTCATAGCAATGTGGACACAGACGACGAGAGGGCCTTCCATTCCGCCCTGGCATTCAATGCCCTACGGGGCCGCAATGTCTGCCCGGATACCCCGTCAATATCCCAACGTAGATCCATACGAATTTTGAACTCTGATCAGTACAAGCCCTTTGCCGATTCGGAGGATATTTTGCTATGTCCTTTTGCAACCTATGCGGAGACAAATTCCTTTGCCTTCTGCAACTATGATGCAGGTCTACAGAATGCAGTCTTTGTTTACAAGCAAAGAGGATTTCCACGCCGAAAAGTCAGAGAATTGAGAAGGTCATTGCTCGATCTACTGAACAACTTTAATGGAAAGCGGTTTTTCAATTTCTTTGATACTTTCAAGGGCGTAAACGATGTGATATTCAAGGTGAGAGTTCACTTTTCTTCCAAAGCTTcatctgtatctttatcttAAACTTTAGAACAACACGATTGGATTTGATGTGAAACCAAGCTATGTGAATGGCATCGATGAGAATATCTTTGGGGAATTGCATTGCAATCAAGCTGATCACAAGGACAATCCAGGACAATTGGGTGATGATTTGGAGACCAACAATTGATTGTAATTCCTAAATAGAGAATTTTTTGCCTCCCTGCATTCCATACCTAGAGAGTTTTTCCCTTAAGACTGGTCTCCGATCCTCGTAATAGGTGTCGTGAACCGATCGCTTGTCGCCCGTAAAttaaacagaaaaacagaaacagctgACTGATGTCGTCGCAGCTAATTAACAGTTTTGTTATAAATTACACTAAAAGTCATTACAATTTACGTTTCGGGGGGTGCGTCAATCATGCGTGAACCGAcaacctacacacacacacagatgtgACATCCAGcggatacatttgtatcttttagTTGCGTGTGTTTGCGTGCCCCCTTGTGTCAGTTGTCAACTCCTTAATAATTTTCCATCTCTtgtgtatttctttttctgtgAATTTTACGCCCCCGCTGTGAGTCCAATCCGATCCCGGGGTCTACCTCCTCTgcatcccatccatccatcccatatcccatatcccatgCTGTGTTGTgacattgttgctgctgctgcttgctgctgctgcctgttttgttttaatatttatggctTCCTCGTGTCATTTTCATAATGTTGCGTTTGACACTTTCCCTCTGggcccccaccaccaccatcgtcatcgccaacaacaacaacaacactcaGGGAACACGAGAGCAGCGGCATATGGTCTTTCGAAGGTCGAAGTTTTAAGTACCC from Drosophila pseudoobscura strain MV-25-SWS-2005 chromosome 4, UCI_Dpse_MV25, whole genome shotgun sequence encodes the following:
- the LOC6903512 gene encoding uncharacterized protein, whose translation is MISPLVALCLVGGILLEAHLSSGARRAAQYTLCTFDSISYDKCLAVVKAAREANRTSPLHCVSRENRTECLETVKDEDNHYVVLDQHDYMAAREAGLRPIIFARVERKNFIIAVAPRNISLIEYNEASLNVDTDDERAFHSALAFNALRGRNVCPDTPSISQRRSIRILNSDQYKPFADSEDILLCPFATYAETNSFAFCNYDAGLQNAVFVYKQRGFPRRKVRELRRSLLDLLNNFNGKRFFNFFDTFKGVNDVIFKNNTIGFDVKPSYVNGIDENIFGELHCNQADHKDNPGQLGDDLETNN